A stretch of the Bordetella genomosp. 8 genome encodes the following:
- a CDS encoding ABC transporter ATP-binding protein gives MTEPILDASGIVKRYGKFTALGGVDLRVMPGTVHSVIGPNGAGKTTLFHTLTGTVPVTEGRIVFDGHDVTREPDNIRVRRGIARSFQVTSLFANLDVRENLRLAAQGAHAAGAFDMWHRPRREGGVSELVDMLLERLALTARAGVAAAALSHGQQRRLEVGMAMAARPRAIFLDEPTSGMGVDDLDAMKALIRGLASDHTVVLIEHNMNIVMDISDTVTVMQQGRVLVQGTPAAIRDDPRVRAAYLGNMITGGRA, from the coding sequence ATGACCGAACCGATCCTGGACGCCAGCGGCATCGTCAAGCGCTACGGCAAATTCACCGCGCTGGGCGGCGTGGACCTGCGCGTGATGCCCGGCACCGTGCATTCCGTCATCGGCCCCAACGGCGCCGGCAAGACCACGCTGTTCCACACCCTGACCGGCACGGTGCCCGTCACCGAAGGCCGCATCGTGTTCGACGGCCACGACGTGACGCGCGAGCCCGACAATATCCGCGTGCGGCGCGGCATCGCGCGATCCTTCCAGGTGACCAGCCTGTTCGCCAACCTGGACGTGCGCGAGAACCTGCGCCTGGCCGCCCAGGGCGCGCACGCCGCGGGCGCCTTCGACATGTGGCATCGTCCGCGACGCGAAGGCGGCGTGAGCGAACTGGTGGATATGTTGCTGGAACGCCTGGCCCTGACCGCGCGCGCCGGCGTCGCCGCGGCCGCGCTGTCGCACGGCCAGCAGCGCCGCCTGGAAGTCGGCATGGCCATGGCGGCGCGGCCGCGCGCCATCTTCCTGGACGAACCGACCTCCGGCATGGGCGTGGACGACCTGGACGCGATGAAGGCGCTGATACGTGGCCTGGCAAGCGACCACACCGTGGTGCTGATCGAACACAACATGAATATCGTCATGGACATCTCCGATACCGTCACGGTGATGCAGCAGGGCAGGGTGCTGGTGCAGGGAACGCCGGCCGCCATCCGCGACGACCCGCGCGTGCGCGCGGCCTACCTGGGCAACATGATCACCGGAGGCCGCGCATGA
- a CDS encoding efflux RND transporter periplasmic adaptor subunit, whose amino-acid sequence MADALSRRRAGYAAAAVSLAAIAAGFWGVEHRAESADAPAPKTPPVIVTSTRVEQQDVPVYLTGVGTVTANQSVTVKTRVDGELDKIGFVEGQDVKAGQMLAQLDPRALQAQLAQAKATQAKDQAQLLNARLDLKRFTQLTKEDAATQQQLDTQRALVAQLEATVQMDEAQVSFAQVQLGYTTITAPIGGRVGARLVDPGNIVHASDTGGLVVINQIDPISVIFTVPESAVGDINAAMADTPQGLPVTALGRETNQPLGTGKLVLVNNQIDTTSGTVQLKALFPNPRHVLWPGQYVNARLQLATRKQALTVPAAVVQRGQNGTYAYALDDQGIARIQPIRVAMIQDNVAVVDEGLKPGERVVVDGQYKLRPGIHTTESKTSTAMAGAAGGPAQGEGK is encoded by the coding sequence ATGGCAGATGCATTGTCCCGGCGCCGCGCCGGATACGCGGCCGCCGCCGTGTCCCTGGCGGCGATTGCCGCCGGCTTCTGGGGCGTCGAGCACCGGGCCGAGTCGGCGGACGCGCCGGCGCCCAAGACGCCGCCCGTCATCGTGACCTCCACGCGGGTCGAACAGCAGGACGTGCCCGTCTACCTGACCGGCGTGGGCACCGTCACCGCCAACCAGAGCGTGACGGTCAAGACCCGCGTCGACGGCGAGCTGGACAAGATAGGCTTCGTCGAAGGCCAGGACGTCAAGGCCGGCCAGATGCTGGCGCAACTGGACCCGCGTGCGTTGCAGGCACAACTGGCGCAGGCCAAGGCCACCCAGGCCAAGGACCAGGCGCAACTGCTGAACGCCCGCCTGGACCTGAAGCGCTTCACCCAGCTGACCAAGGAAGACGCCGCCACCCAGCAGCAACTGGACACCCAGCGTGCGCTGGTCGCGCAGCTGGAGGCGACCGTGCAGATGGACGAAGCGCAGGTCTCGTTCGCGCAAGTGCAGCTGGGCTACACCACCATCACCGCGCCCATCGGCGGCCGCGTGGGCGCGCGCCTGGTGGATCCGGGCAATATCGTGCACGCCAGCGATACCGGCGGGCTCGTCGTCATCAACCAGATCGATCCCATCTCGGTGATCTTCACGGTGCCGGAATCGGCGGTGGGAGACATCAACGCCGCCATGGCCGACACCCCCCAGGGGCTGCCGGTCACCGCGCTGGGCCGGGAAACCAACCAGCCGCTGGGCACCGGCAAGCTGGTGCTGGTGAACAACCAGATCGACACCACCAGCGGCACCGTGCAATTGAAAGCCCTGTTCCCCAATCCCCGGCACGTCCTGTGGCCGGGCCAATACGTGAACGCGCGCCTGCAGCTCGCCACCCGCAAGCAGGCGCTGACCGTGCCGGCCGCCGTCGTGCAGCGCGGGCAGAACGGCACCTATGCCTATGCCCTGGACGACCAGGGCATCGCACGCATCCAGCCCATCCGCGTGGCGATGATCCAGGACAATGTCGCCGTGGTGGATGAAGGCCTGAAGCCCGGCGAACGCGTGGTGGTCGACGGCCAGTACAAGCTGCGCCCCGGCATCCACACCACCGAATCGAAAACATCGACCGCGATGGCGGGCGCCGCCGGCGGGCCCGCGCAAGGGGAAGGCAAATGA
- a CDS encoding ABC transporter ATP-binding protein encodes MKLELRDVHAYYGKSHILQGVTLAVGEGELVTLLGRNGAGKSTTLKTIAGALRPARGDIRFDGAAVGGLPAHRVAGKGLCLVPEHRGIFRLLTVEENLLLGARRASPWQLADIYRIFPRLKERRRNGGAQLSGGEQQMLAIGRALMNHPRLLMLDEPVEGLAPVIVEEIVAQLKLIRGQGVPILLVEQNLEVCTQLADRHYIIEQGAIVYEGSNADFAANDAIKDRYLGVGV; translated from the coding sequence ATGAAGCTGGAACTGCGCGACGTGCACGCGTATTACGGCAAGAGCCATATCCTGCAGGGCGTGACGCTGGCCGTGGGCGAAGGCGAACTCGTCACCCTGCTGGGCCGCAACGGCGCCGGTAAATCGACCACGCTCAAGACCATCGCCGGCGCGCTGCGTCCGGCGCGCGGCGACATCCGTTTCGACGGCGCGGCGGTGGGCGGGCTGCCGGCCCATCGCGTGGCCGGCAAGGGCCTGTGCCTGGTGCCTGAGCACCGAGGGATTTTTCGTCTGCTGACGGTGGAGGAAAACCTGCTCCTGGGCGCGCGTCGCGCGTCGCCATGGCAGCTGGCGGACATCTACCGCATTTTCCCGCGCCTGAAGGAGCGGCGCCGCAACGGCGGCGCGCAACTGTCGGGAGGCGAGCAGCAGATGCTCGCGATCGGCCGCGCCCTGATGAACCATCCGCGCCTGCTGATGCTGGACGAGCCGGTCGAGGGCCTGGCCCCGGTGATCGTGGAAGAGATCGTCGCGCAGCTCAAGCTCATCCGGGGGCAGGGCGTGCCCATCCTGCTGGTGGAGCAGAACCTGGAGGTCTGCACGCAGCTGGCGGATCGCCACTACATCATCGAACAGGGCGCTATCGTGTACGAGGGCAGCAACGCCGATTTCGCGGCCAATGACGCGATCAAGGACCGCTATCTGGGCGTCGGCGTGTGA
- a CDS encoding branched-chain amino acid ABC transporter permease produces the protein MNVYLLQVVNGIGIGMLYFLLAVGLSIIFGLLRFVNFAHGAFYLLGAYFCYQAVAWGLDFWVALAVVPLLVALLAWLAERTLLRRVYDQPHEFHILITVGLALVLQEAVIVAWGPLGDNVATPDALQGVVMWSGFIYPKYRLFVIAFTAVFALLLWWLLEGTRLGSAVRAGSESAEMVSLLGINVYRVFGLVFALGAGTAALAGALAAPIRGVDPFMGLEALGVAFVIVVVGGMGSFGGALVGGLLIGIVQSVMSTLWPEGARLMIYVAMAAVLLLRPHGLLGRG, from the coding sequence ATGAACGTCTATCTGCTGCAAGTCGTCAACGGCATCGGCATCGGGATGCTGTATTTCCTGTTGGCGGTGGGGCTGTCCATCATTTTCGGGCTGCTGCGCTTCGTCAACTTCGCGCACGGCGCCTTCTATCTGCTGGGCGCCTATTTCTGCTACCAGGCGGTGGCATGGGGCCTGGACTTTTGGGTGGCGCTGGCGGTCGTGCCACTGCTGGTGGCCCTGCTGGCCTGGCTGGCGGAACGCACGCTGTTGCGGCGCGTCTACGACCAGCCGCACGAGTTCCATATCCTGATCACGGTGGGCCTGGCCCTGGTGCTGCAGGAGGCCGTCATCGTGGCCTGGGGCCCGCTGGGCGACAACGTCGCCACCCCGGACGCCCTGCAGGGCGTGGTGATGTGGAGCGGCTTCATCTATCCGAAATACCGCTTGTTCGTCATCGCCTTCACCGCGGTGTTCGCACTGTTGCTGTGGTGGCTGCTGGAAGGCACGCGGCTGGGCAGCGCCGTGCGCGCGGGCAGCGAATCGGCCGAGATGGTGTCGCTGCTGGGCATCAACGTCTATCGCGTTTTCGGCCTGGTGTTCGCGCTGGGCGCGGGCACGGCGGCGCTGGCCGGGGCCCTGGCCGCGCCGATACGCGGCGTCGATCCCTTCATGGGGCTGGAGGCCCTGGGCGTGGCCTTCGTCATCGTGGTGGTCGGCGGCATGGGCAGTTTCGGTGGCGCGCTGGTGGGCGGGCTGCTGATCGGCATCGTGCAAAGCGTCATGAGCACGCTGTGGCCGGAAGGCGCGCGGCTGATGATCTATGTGGCGATGGCGGCGGTGCTGCTGCTGCGTCCGCACGGCCTGCTGGGGAGAGGATGA
- a CDS encoding ABC transporter substrate-binding protein, with protein sequence MNRRDLLKLAALSALPGSLSLRDAYAQAAQAIQFGCPVPMSGPFAANGKYADLGMKLAIQQYGQLLGRPLAYTTLDTEGKPATAVRKVQELAQQKGARYFAGGILSSEALAMGKEVQKDGGVFITTAGADEITGSDCNKSTFRWSVPTYGAIEQTVRPLIDKLPKAKRWYTITPQYVFGDGLLNAAKNIFKEKGIEHVGNSYHSLTEKEFSGYLTNAMAAKPDVLLLLNFGSQSSDALRQAVSFGMKQNTTILMAWASGLEQFESLGADLCEGVYFGAQYWHGIDSPGNKDLVKRSQEAFKSNPNYSLAGSYICTRILLDAIAKAGSEDPAKVIPVLEGMKYTGLTGDEEIRAQDHQVLKNYYLLRGKAKKAMKDKDDYADILSAGKSFLPVDQTGCKL encoded by the coding sequence TTGAACCGTCGCGATCTACTCAAACTCGCCGCGCTGTCGGCGCTGCCCGGATCCCTCTCGCTGCGCGATGCCTATGCGCAGGCCGCCCAGGCGATCCAGTTCGGATGCCCCGTGCCCATGTCTGGCCCCTTTGCCGCCAACGGCAAATATGCCGACCTGGGCATGAAGCTGGCCATCCAGCAATACGGGCAGTTGCTGGGCCGCCCCCTGGCCTATACCACCCTGGATACCGAAGGCAAGCCCGCCACCGCCGTGCGCAAGGTGCAGGAACTGGCGCAGCAGAAGGGCGCGCGTTATTTCGCCGGCGGCATCCTGTCGTCGGAAGCCCTGGCCATGGGCAAGGAAGTGCAGAAGGACGGCGGCGTGTTCATCACCACCGCCGGCGCCGATGAGATCACCGGGTCCGATTGCAACAAGTCCACCTTCCGCTGGTCGGTGCCCACCTACGGCGCCATCGAGCAGACGGTGCGGCCGCTCATCGACAAGTTGCCCAAGGCCAAGCGCTGGTACACCATCACGCCGCAATACGTGTTCGGCGACGGCCTGCTCAATGCCGCCAAGAATATCTTCAAGGAAAAGGGCATCGAGCACGTCGGCAACAGCTACCACTCGCTGACGGAAAAGGAATTCAGCGGGTACCTGACCAACGCCATGGCCGCCAAGCCGGACGTGCTGCTACTGCTGAACTTCGGCTCGCAGTCCTCCGACGCGCTGCGCCAGGCCGTCAGCTTCGGCATGAAGCAGAACACCACCATCCTGATGGCCTGGGCCTCGGGGCTGGAGCAGTTCGAATCCCTGGGCGCCGACCTGTGCGAAGGCGTGTATTTCGGCGCGCAGTACTGGCACGGCATCGACAGCCCCGGCAACAAGGACCTGGTGAAGCGCTCGCAGGAAGCCTTCAAGTCGAATCCCAACTACAGCCTGGCCGGTTCCTACATCTGCACCAGGATCCTGCTCGACGCCATCGCCAAGGCCGGCAGCGAAGATCCCGCCAAGGTCATCCCGGTGCTCGAAGGCATGAAATACACGGGCCTGACCGGCGATGAGGAAATCCGCGCGCAGGACCACCAGGTGCTCAAGAACTACTACCTGCTGCGTGGCAAGGCGAAAAAGGCGATGAAGGACAAGGACGACTACGCCGACATCCTGAGCGCCGGCAAATCCTTCCTGCCCGTGGACCAGACCGGCTGCAAGCTGTAG
- a CDS encoding efflux transporter outer membrane subunit yields the protein MIATIPPARRASRRFPFVPAVLSALVLLSGCTVGPDYARPDMAIPTAYKESPPRNPPQSGAWKTAQPGQIDATRNWWEIYGDSTLNDLETQATAANQTIAQAAAQYRQARALVQQARAAFWPQLGAGVSADRARSIGNGGSKLGNTYTASLDAAWEPDLWGAVRRSVEASDASAQSSQAQLAAARLSVQATLAQDYLQLRVTDELKALFARTIAAFERSLKLTQSQYNAGVALRSDVALAEAQLRTAQASAIDLDTQRNQLEHAIAILTGRAPADFSLPAAPESWQARVPDIPTGLPSELLERRPDIASAERLAASANAQIGVAQSAFYPDVTLSAAIGFSSGSAGLAQWFNTPGRIWSLGAALAETIFDGGLRSARVDEARAGFDAAAAQYKQTVLGGFQEVEDNLSNLRVLADESVAQDQAVTASRLSERLALAQYRAGTTTYLTVVTAQALTLSNERTAADLLGRRLLASVALIKATGGGWNAAQLGVPMADAAPSGPAH from the coding sequence ATGATCGCCACCATCCCGCCCGCGCGCCGCGCCTCGCGCCGCTTCCCATTCGTGCCGGCCGTCCTCTCGGCACTGGTGCTTCTATCCGGCTGCACGGTCGGGCCGGACTACGCGCGTCCGGACATGGCCATTCCCACCGCGTACAAGGAAAGCCCGCCGCGCAATCCGCCCCAATCCGGAGCCTGGAAGACCGCCCAGCCCGGCCAGATCGACGCCACCCGGAACTGGTGGGAAATCTACGGCGACAGCACCCTGAACGACCTGGAAACCCAGGCCACCGCCGCCAACCAGACCATCGCCCAGGCCGCCGCCCAGTACCGGCAGGCACGTGCCCTGGTGCAGCAGGCCCGTGCCGCCTTCTGGCCCCAACTGGGCGCCGGCGTTTCGGCCGATAGGGCCCGCAGCATCGGCAACGGCGGCAGCAAGCTCGGCAACACCTACACCGCATCCCTGGACGCCGCCTGGGAGCCGGACCTGTGGGGCGCCGTCCGGCGCTCCGTGGAAGCCAGCGACGCCAGCGCCCAATCCAGCCAGGCGCAACTGGCCGCCGCGCGGCTCAGCGTGCAGGCCACGCTCGCCCAGGACTACCTGCAACTGCGCGTCACCGACGAACTCAAGGCCTTGTTCGCGCGCACCATCGCCGCCTTCGAGCGTTCCCTGAAACTGACGCAGAGCCAGTACAACGCCGGCGTCGCGCTGCGTTCCGACGTCGCACTGGCCGAAGCGCAGCTGAGAACGGCGCAGGCGTCCGCCATCGATCTCGATACCCAGCGCAACCAGCTCGAACATGCCATCGCCATCCTGACCGGCCGCGCGCCGGCCGACTTCAGCCTGCCGGCCGCGCCCGAAAGCTGGCAGGCCAGGGTTCCCGACATTCCCACCGGCCTGCCATCGGAACTGCTGGAACGCCGCCCGGACATCGCCAGCGCCGAACGCCTGGCGGCGTCCGCCAACGCCCAGATCGGCGTGGCGCAGTCGGCGTTCTACCCCGACGTCACCCTGAGCGCCGCGATCGGTTTCAGCAGCGGCAGCGCCGGCCTGGCGCAATGGTTCAACACGCCCGGCAGGATCTGGTCGCTGGGCGCGGCGCTGGCCGAAACGATCTTCGACGGCGGGCTGCGCAGCGCGCGCGTCGACGAAGCTCGCGCCGGTTTCGATGCCGCGGCGGCCCAATACAAGCAGACGGTGCTGGGCGGCTTCCAGGAAGTCGAGGACAACCTGTCCAATCTGCGCGTGCTGGCCGACGAAAGCGTCGCCCAGGACCAGGCGGTCACGGCGTCGCGGCTGTCCGAACGCCTCGCCCTGGCGCAGTACCGCGCCGGCACCACGACCTACCTGACCGTGGTTACCGCCCAGGCCCTGACCCTGTCCAACGAACGCACCGCCGCGGACCTGCTGGGCCGCCGCCTGCTGGCCAGCGTGGCGCTGATCAAGGCCACCGGCGGCGGCTGGAACGCCGCGCAGCTCGGCGTGCCGATGGCGGACGCCGCGCCGTCCGGCCCCGCCCACTGA
- a CDS encoding FadR/GntR family transcriptional regulator — MPRETATPPPAAPGKSKRADLVAEEIKRLITERDLRPGDKLPRENELQQLFGVSKSTMREALKSLEVQGLVTISTGPAGGGRIVEVTLDRTFQLMQNYLFFKEVTIDDIYTVRKMLEPELAAGAVPHLTDADFDALMHSIECCDPSSGRTADVVAQRKEDLNFHDILAMANPNPFLRFTCQLINEMLRQLTVFENDTPTRTQRRFGEANAHVHQAIVDAARQRDVDTVRRLMSEHMVEASGFVKKLNGKLQGRLILDSEMSRRNAAARRGLSRRREKDSTARG; from the coding sequence ATGCCTCGCGAAACCGCCACGCCGCCGCCCGCCGCGCCTGGCAAATCCAAGCGCGCCGACCTGGTGGCCGAGGAAATCAAGCGGCTGATCACCGAACGCGACCTGCGACCGGGCGACAAGCTGCCGCGCGAGAACGAACTGCAGCAGTTGTTCGGCGTCAGCAAGAGCACGATGCGCGAGGCGCTGAAGTCGCTGGAAGTCCAGGGGCTGGTCACGATCAGCACCGGGCCGGCCGGCGGCGGACGCATCGTCGAAGTGACGCTGGACCGCACGTTCCAGCTGATGCAGAACTACCTGTTTTTCAAGGAAGTCACGATCGACGACATCTATACGGTGCGCAAGATGCTGGAGCCGGAACTGGCGGCCGGGGCGGTGCCGCACCTGACCGACGCGGACTTCGACGCGCTGATGCACAGCATAGAATGCTGCGATCCGTCTTCGGGCAGGACGGCGGACGTGGTGGCGCAGCGCAAGGAAGACCTGAACTTCCACGACATCCTGGCGATGGCGAATCCCAATCCTTTCCTGCGCTTCACCTGCCAGCTGATCAACGAGATGCTGCGGCAGCTGACGGTGTTCGAGAACGACACGCCGACGCGCACGCAGCGGCGGTTCGGCGAGGCCAACGCGCACGTGCACCAGGCCATCGTGGACGCGGCGCGCCAGCGGGATGTCGATACGGTGCGCCGCCTGATGTCCGAACACATGGTGGAAGCCTCTGGCTTCGTGAAGAAGCTGAACGGTAAGCTGCAGGGACGGCTGATCCTGGATTCGGAGATGTCGCGACGCAATGCCGCCGCGCGGCGGGGCTTGTCGCGGCGGCGCGAGAAAGACTCAACGGCAAGGGGCTGA
- a CDS encoding branched-chain amino acid ABC transporter permease yields MVERMRGHAGLLLAAAVVILLPAVLESGTLATEVLVYALAVLGCNLLLGYTGLLSFGQGIFFGMGSYAVGILMTRAGLPLPAAVLASIAVGAATAGLVGWFAIRQRGTYFVMLTLAFAQMFYFLAYSLPSWTGGDNGLLDIPRPPLALAGMTLMRLDTPWRFYTLVGVCFLLVFWLLQRVTDSVFGRTLLAIRENEARARAVGYDTRALKLAVFALSGAVTALAGAFHALMTGIAPLSNIEYHTSEMILVMTVIGGTGNLFASVLGAAFYVLVSDWLSTLWPRWLMLLGFLLIAVSLFMHKGLWGLAERWWPARWRDKETR; encoded by the coding sequence ATGGTCGAACGGATGCGCGGGCATGCCGGCCTGCTGCTGGCGGCGGCGGTCGTGATCCTGCTGCCTGCCGTGCTGGAATCCGGCACCCTGGCCACCGAAGTGCTGGTGTATGCGCTGGCCGTCCTGGGTTGCAATCTGCTGCTGGGATATACGGGCCTGCTGTCCTTCGGGCAGGGGATTTTCTTCGGCATGGGCAGCTATGCCGTCGGCATCCTGATGACGCGCGCGGGATTGCCTTTGCCGGCTGCCGTGCTGGCATCCATCGCCGTCGGCGCGGCGACCGCCGGCCTGGTGGGCTGGTTCGCCATCCGCCAGCGCGGCACCTACTTCGTCATGCTGACGCTGGCCTTCGCGCAGATGTTCTATTTCCTGGCCTACAGCCTGCCGTCCTGGACGGGCGGGGACAACGGCCTGCTGGACATCCCGCGTCCGCCGCTGGCGCTGGCGGGCATGACCTTGATGCGCCTGGACACGCCCTGGCGCTTCTATACGCTGGTGGGCGTCTGCTTCCTGCTGGTGTTCTGGCTGCTGCAGCGGGTCACCGATTCGGTGTTCGGCCGCACGTTGCTGGCCATCCGCGAAAACGAAGCGCGCGCCCGTGCCGTCGGCTACGACACGCGCGCGCTGAAGCTGGCGGTGTTCGCCCTGTCGGGCGCGGTCACCGCGCTGGCCGGCGCTTTTCACGCGCTGATGACGGGCATCGCGCCGCTATCCAACATCGAATACCACACCAGCGAAATGATCCTAGTGATGACCGTCATCGGCGGCACGGGCAACCTGTTTGCTTCCGTGCTGGGCGCGGCGTTCTATGTGCTGGTGTCGGATTGGCTGTCCACCTTGTGGCCGCGCTGGCTGATGCTGCTGGGCTTCCTGCTGATCGCCGTCAGCCTGTTCATGCACAAGGGCCTGTGGGGGCTGGCCGAACGGTGGTGGCCGGCCAGGTGGCGCGACAAGGAAACGCGATGA
- a CDS encoding flavin reductase family protein, which produces MWFDLSKLAPRDGYKILSSTVVPRPIAWVVSADQEGRLNAAPFSFFNLFSDDPPIVCLGIMGRAGGSKDTSANIRARQEFVINVVPESLAAKMNMTSGDYAAGIDELACAGLTIAPSTRIGVPRIAESPVALECVPINFMDVGGGRVIIAARVVGVHVADHAVLDADKCYIDTPALQLVGRMHGGGEYTRTTDRFNMTRPTPDELVTPPAPRAPDA; this is translated from the coding sequence ATGTGGTTCGATCTATCCAAACTGGCGCCGCGCGACGGCTACAAGATCCTGTCGTCGACGGTGGTGCCGCGGCCCATCGCATGGGTGGTCAGCGCCGACCAGGAAGGCCGGCTCAATGCCGCGCCATTTTCCTTTTTCAACCTGTTCTCCGACGATCCGCCCATCGTCTGCCTGGGCATCATGGGGCGCGCCGGTGGTTCCAAGGACACATCGGCCAACATCCGCGCCCGCCAGGAGTTCGTCATCAATGTCGTGCCGGAATCACTGGCCGCCAAAATGAACATGACCTCGGGCGACTATGCGGCCGGCATCGATGAGCTGGCCTGCGCGGGCCTGACCATAGCGCCCAGCACCAGGATAGGCGTCCCGCGCATCGCCGAAAGCCCCGTGGCCCTGGAATGCGTGCCGATCAATTTCATGGACGTCGGGGGCGGCCGGGTCATCATCGCCGCCCGCGTGGTGGGCGTGCACGTCGCCGACCATGCCGTGCTCGACGCGGACAAGTGCTACATCGACACGCCCGCCCTCCAACTGGTGGGACGCATGCACGGCGGCGGCGAATACACCCGCACGACCGACCGTTTCAACATGACGCGCCCCACCCCTGACGAACTGGTCACGCCACCCGCGCCCCGCGCGCCCGACGCCTAG
- a CDS encoding CopD family protein, which produces MDFAILYTWTKILHVTAAFVFVAGISVVSLMLIADPPDAPDAAGAAARTLRWHRVLATPAMILTWILGIALAVQGHWLGDGWLHGKLALVVLLSAIHGIQARTLRRRAAGRHAAMWRITPLVVAMAVIAILALVVVKPF; this is translated from the coding sequence ATGGATTTCGCCATCCTCTATACCTGGACGAAGATTCTGCACGTCACCGCGGCATTCGTCTTCGTCGCCGGCATCTCGGTCGTGTCCCTGATGCTGATCGCCGACCCGCCCGACGCCCCCGACGCCGCCGGCGCGGCGGCCAGGACGCTGCGCTGGCACCGCGTCCTGGCCACCCCTGCCATGATCCTGACGTGGATCCTGGGCATCGCCCTGGCGGTGCAAGGCCATTGGCTGGGCGATGGCTGGCTGCACGGGAAACTGGCCCTGGTCGTGCTGCTGTCGGCCATCCACGGCATCCAGGCCCGGACCCTGCGCCGCCGCGCGGCGGGCCGGCATGCTGCCATGTGGCGCATCACCCCGCTGGTGGTCGCGATGGCCGTGATCGCCATCCTTGCGCTGGTGGTGGTCAAGCCGTTCTGA